gtttaattatttaaaaataaagcacaatttaaaggaccggagtcaattattcctcttataccacgattACCAAAGACATTGATCTGatgtctatttttaagacatttgacaggttaggtgtgcgtttacagaaaaataatcatgTTGTTGGAAAATATGATGTGTAagattatattagatccttgcattacagtagatctaAAACTGTTTATcttaatgtcaatcaaacaataaaagaatgaaaagtttaacatatattgatattgtttttgactttgtgtgtgccaaatctatTCGTTTTACAGTGATTTTAAAGTATGGATGTGGGAATTTTGGATTTGTCTCAAAATTAATTTGTCTGACGGTCTTGAAGTTGACAGGTGTAGTTCTTTCATGTGTGTCAGATTCCAACAGATCATACAtcgttttgaatttttttaaatagagaatgtcaaaacaaatttttgaaaatgtgttcatggcgactcaatttgccagcatgggtcacaaatgatgcagcagcaaacagaaattgAGAACGAAAGGGACTtttgaaaggaaaattcatatacaaaacaatggctgatggttcggtcgaaaatgtaaaccggctggtgtaaacatacatttgcataaagcatctatatttgATCACACTCATGTTGATTGgagtattaaaaacttaaagtgtgttaaatcaatgtaaatttagaacaaataaaaatgtgcgagttaactcatgacaatcatgcgattaatctagattcaATATTTTAATTGACAGCCCTACTAAATACACTTGATGAAATTTAAAACGTTGAATAAACTGTGAGGATTGAAGAAAAGGAGACTTACGGTACaaatttctttctctctgtgctATAGATGAATCGAGGCACATCAAAAGCTCCAATAATGTTGAAAACATTTTCACTgtgaaaaacagaaaaatgatTGTTACAAATATTAAACAGCATGAGCAGTGAGTTCATTCAGCAGTCAGCAGATAAACTCTTACATGGTCTCATCACACGACTGACTGCAGTCCTGTACAGCGATCTCTACCACAGAGAGCTCGATCATACTGGACGACactaacagacagacagacagagagagagagagagatcattatcatcatcatcatcatcatcattcatTATCATCCTCATTCACATCCACATAAATATCTTCAGTGTAACAGGCGTACGCGGTTGTTTTTCAACAGCATCTAAGATTCGCTCAAGAACTTCATCCAGATCTGCTTCACTGACAGACTCCAGAACCTGCAGCAGATAACGGCTGGACTCACTGACAAAACAAATCACAAACGTCATTAACTTTGTGAGTTTTTATAAAGCGTATgtcatttaagtttaatatttaTTAGGGTCATCGTAACTGTTCTCTAAAGCCACTAAACAAGTCACTTTCTTTTACTTAACAACAGTAGTGTATTGTTAAATTGTGACATACGGTCGTAGGATTAATCCGCGCATTTTAAATCCGGAGCTAACTTTCTGCTTCAGTCTGCGGTCCTCCATCTTCATCTGCTCCCGCGAAATCGAGTCTTCCGGTATTTCAGACGCAACTTCCGCAAACAACAtctccttcttcttcttcttcggttTTATTGGTGGTTCTACTGTATTGGAGTGTAAGAAGCAGATGATAACGATAAAACTTGTATTAGCCTATTACAATATATTACTTAACCCAGCAGTTTTGGGGTAAATCCGCAAACAACGTATGCCAGGATATAGTATAGGAAAGGACaccccacacacacaaacttatttcattttattttttattatttgtatcattattattatacttttttctttgttattttttctttactCCTTAGTACTCCTTTATCTCCTTAGTAGCATAACATAGCATTGACATCCAGATGAATCACACCTCAATCCAGAAGATGGCGGTAATGCACCATGTTTGCAAACTGCCAATAAAAACCACAGAagaagaacaacaacaacaacgacaacaacaacaacttgccctttaaaataaaagtcttcTTTCTCTCTGGAACTAGGTTTTCTTAATCAAACCTTTGTTTTAAACCCGCTCAAATAAAGTTTATCAAGGCGCTGATCTGTGTTACGTCAGACATTGTGAGCTGGTAAATGTGACCAGATGTAATATTAAATGAGACAACATATTAATAACAGCGATATTAAGAATCCTACTAAGTTACTAATCGTGATGTGTGATGATGAGGAGCAGGTGGCTCGTGAGAGAAGCGGACACACGGCAGTGGTGGACGGGCAGTATTTATATGTCTGGGGCGGATATGTggtaataaaacaacaacacatgaTTTAACCATTATAACAGTGCAGgactcaacataaaggactggcAGTGAGAGGTGCTCTCCGGCCAGTAAACAGTGTTTGCTTCACTCTCAATCACTAAAATAGATGTTCTGCCTGTGGCCGTTTGTCTGTATTCTGATGAGAATATTGTGACATTTCAGAATTAAGAGTTTACattgtatacacacacacacacacacaattatatGACTTTTTGATAatattaaatatgtgacactgaaatcttttttttttttttgggtggtGGGTCAGTGAAAATTTTGTCAGGGCAATcgaaaacctgaaccactgaCCTGACAGGCCAATATAATAAACTATTTACGTTGAGCCCTGCAGTGTTTATTGTAAAGACAAATTTTAAAGGCTTTCGCATGTTTTCTGAAAGACTGTCTGTTGTTTCACCATGTTTAACAGCACCTTTATTCATCCAAACCTTaataacaatacattttttttctttcagtcagTGGCACATGACGAAGTTTTTTTACGAAGTGACGAGCTTTGGCTGTACGACTTGGAAACTGGTTTATGGTAGGAACGATTTGTTATTGGCCAAAATTGTAACTCTATTACTTCATGTAAATCTATCCATCTAGTGAGGTGAGTATCCCTTGGAGGACATTAAAGTTGTTATCAAAAGAAAGGAATACTTTGTTACTAAAGTGTACTCATTATAATTTTCGCttcattttaaaggataaaACACGACATGTGTGGCACGATTCCTCCGTCTATGTCAGGGACGTGTGGCTGCATTGTAAATGGATACTTGTATATATTTGGAGGTTGCTGTGATGATGGACAGACAAATGAAGTAAATCCATGTTCCTTGTCCCCCTTGTTTTATTTGCATAAGCCACAAACCTAACTCTCTAAATACGTTTTGTTTTAGCACTACTCTGTCAGTCTCCAAGATGGAAAGTATATGTGGAGGAAGTTGACACGATATCGCTCGGGGTCTCTGCCATCGCCGCGAGATAAACTGTCCTGCTGGGTACATAAAGGAAGGTTAGGTTTGCTCTTAAAACTTCTGCTTCTAATTTGATCAAGTACATTTTGTGTAAGATTCGATTCAGTCTTTGTTAATGTCTTAACACAGAATGATCTACTTTGGGGGATACGGACACAAACGTCTGAATGAAATCAATGATCCAAAGAGCTTTGTGGTTGATGAAGCATCATGGGTAATTTGCAATCACGATTAAAGATTGTGTTATTAAATGGGCAATAGATTCAAATCAGTGTTTCCTTCGGTCAGGCTGAGGAGGTTTTCTGGGGATGGAATAATGAAATTCATCAATTTGATCCAGAAAACTGCAGCTGGACTGAACCACAGACCTTTGTAAGTCATTCACATTAACCCTAACTTAGAAATGAAGCTGATGCTTAGTTAATGAGTGTTTTTTCGGCAACAGGGTCATCGTCCTGCTCCACGCGCGGCTCATGCTGGTGCCACGATTGGTAGTAAAGGTTACATATGTGGTGGAAGAATAAAGGTGAGTTATTATTCGTATGTGTTTTATAGCACCAGCTACTGCCTCAGAGTGAACAGAAAATGACGACCGTTGCTAttatcatacagtacatttcaACCCTAAAGTCTTTTGAAAAGGATCGCTGGAGTGACTCTGTTGTCATGTGTTTGGTCTGTTAAGGAGACAAGAACCAGTGATCTGTTTTCGATGGATATGAATTcgtggacatggtcagaaatgTAAGACATTATTTGTTCTCACTCATCTATAATATTTCTTTGCTTATGTACTTCAGATGGCACTCGAGCATTAAGCCTGTAATTGACGTAAAGCTGCTGTCTGTCTTTTGTTGAATTTCACAGTGTACCGACCACAGCAGTGCCTTTAGGCCGATCATGGCACACATTAACAGCTGTGTCCGATACTTCACTCTTTCTATTTGGTGGGCTTAGCGTGGACTGCAGACCTATGAGTatgtcaaataaagaaacaaTATTTTAGGCCATGTTTCATTCAAACAATAtcatttttgctttgttttatccTCTCAGGTGACAGTTGGATATATAATCTGGAGACACAAGGATGGAATAAAATGGAAAATCCAAACCAGGATAAACCTCGGTATGGAAAAGGGTTTTAGTAGCCTTTCAGAAAAAGCACTTTGATAACCTTAAGCATGTTagtagtttaaatgtttttatgcaCTTGCGAAATGATCGGATTAATAACATACCTATAAGCAGTTGTTATCTTATGTTTTATTCTCTGTTGTTGTTGATTTCCTCGGCTGTGGCATACGGCTTGTGAAGGCAGAGACTCGGATGTAATTGTGTTTGGTGGAAGTCATGATTATATTCTTCTAGTGGATACAGTAAGTCTCTTACGCTGAACAGTTTGCATTATAATTGTGACATGCTGTGAGTGAAATGACTCTTTCGGCTggttttctttaaatatgataTCACTTTTATTGAAGGGCCATTCCAAAGATGTGCTTGTCTTTCAAACTCAGCCATACCCACTGATAAGGTAAATATCACTCAAATAAAAATGAACAGATACTTAAGATGATTGAtctttttgtaaagttttacttTGTAaagtataccttgtaatgcaggggtgccctaaccctaaccaattatcaagcaaccctgaacaccttgattagctgcttcagctgtgtttgctAACATCTGCCGGACAGaagccctccaggaccagggttgggcACCCCGttgtaatgcattaactaaACATTTTCCTAACCAATAGTTGAAGTAATTATGTGATGATTCATTCTGTGGACTGTGTTgactaaataataataactaataagATTTACTTACACAGATTATGTAAGGACTTCATTGCAAGCCATGCCCGTGTTTTCCAGAACCAGATTCGCCATTTACCACCAAAACTGAGATTTGCTGTGCAGAAAAGGACAACTTTCTTTAGGCCAACAACTAGAAagctataaaatgttttttgaaaaatgtgaaatgattgttaaaatataacctACTGCACAATAAAAACGGTTGACATTATGGTTAGCAAGTTCTCTTTcatgattataaaaataactgttAGAATACTAGAATATGTTTATACTGGAGTGTTGCAAAATAATCCTTATATATAAATCCTTGTTTTGCGTTGGTCAGGAatctatttaaatatacatttgctGGAAACTGGAAAAGTGTAAATATAATTCAGTAGTCACTCAGCTCAAGTGATCATTAACATTATTATTCTCATCAGTTAAAACCCCCAATCtgagtttacaagtcctctgaatattaaaatattaaagattaaGTGGATTTTAACGTCATTTGGCTTACCGATCTCAACAATTCTTACTTTGCCTTCTCTTACAAAATAGCATTTAATCACAGAAAAGCTACAATTCTGCTATAAATACAATGCCCAACAAAAGTCTTGTTTAGTGTAAAACATAGGGGTGTGATAAAATCTTGGTATAATGTTAATTTGGGGATCATATAAAGATTTGTTGTGTTTGACTGTGATCATTAACATTATTATTCTCATCAGTTAAAACCCCCAATCtgagtttacaagtcctctgaatattaaaatattaaagattaaGTGGATTTTAACGTCATTTGGCTTAAAGTAAGTGTTTCTTCAATAtaaatttaaagtaaaaatagcattcaCCAGTTCCCTCCCTGGCACcctctgcaggcatttgttagaATACATACTTACATAGTGTTGATTTTTGTTGTCTCTATAGGAagctttatgtgtgtgtgtgtgtgtgtgtgtgtgtgtgtgtgtgtgtgtgtgtgtgtgtgtgtgtgtgtgtgtgtgtgtgtaggccATTTCACTGAATTGGTTTCATATGCATGGTGTAACTTCAAATTAAagtgtattaaagggatagttgatAAAATAAAGGTAACGGGacagtacattaaaaatggGTATGTCCAGACTCCAGAATATGATGCGATTTCCTGTTGAAAATGTCActtaatttttttcacaaaGGAGCAATGTATTGGAGAAACCGAAGTCATGTAGACAacatgcgtgcgtgcgtgcgtgcgtgcgtggaCGGGGACTGAAGTGACGTCAGAGCAGAGCAGCTGACGCCGGTCTCTGTTGTCATAGCAGGTTTTTGTGGTTACAGTTTCTATGGTTACAGTAGCAGAACAAGATCCTCCATTAGCTAAAGTTTTCAGTCATTTTATAACCTAACAACGTTTGAATATAGTGTAAATAACAGCATTACTCGCAATGGAAGCGCTGAATTTGACACGTGATGAGGTAAATCGATTAAGTGAAGCTCTTAAAGACGAAACTTTCCGTCAATTACTCGGT
This is a stretch of genomic DNA from Misgurnus anguillicaudatus chromosome 7, ASM2758022v2, whole genome shotgun sequence. It encodes these proteins:
- the LOC129417092 gene encoding kelch domain-containing protein 1 isoform X1, with amino-acid sequence MRQHINNSDIKNPTKLLIVMCDDEEQVARERSGHTAVVDGQYLYVWGGYVSVAHDEVFLRSDELWLYDLETGLWIKHDMCGTIPPSMSGTCGCIVNGYLYIFGGCCDDGQTNEHYSVSLQDGKYMWRKLTRYRSGSLPSPRDKLSCWVHKGRMIYFGGYGHKRLNEINDPKSFVVDEASWAEEVFWGWNNEIHQFDPENCSWTEPQTFGHRPAPRAAHAGATIGSKGYICGGRIKETRTSDLFSMDMNSWTWSEIVPTTAVPLGRSWHTLTAVSDTSLFLFGGLSVDCRPMSDSWIYNLETQGWNKMENPNQDKPRLWHTACEGRDSDVIVFGGSHDYILLVDTGHSKDVLVFQTQPYPLIRLCKDFIASHARVFQNQIRHLPPKLRFAVQKRTTFFRPTTRKL
- the LOC129417092 gene encoding kelch domain-containing protein 1 isoform X2, with product MCGTIPPSMSGTCGCIVNGYLYIFGGCCDDGQTNEHYSVSLQDGKYMWRKLTRYRSGSLPSPRDKLSCWVHKGRMIYFGGYGHKRLNEINDPKSFVVDEASWAEEVFWGWNNEIHQFDPENCSWTEPQTFGHRPAPRAAHAGATIGSKGYICGGRIKETRTSDLFSMDMNSWTWSEIVPTTAVPLGRSWHTLTAVSDTSLFLFGGLSVDCRPMSDSWIYNLETQGWNKMENPNQDKPRLWHTACEGRDSDVIVFGGSHDYILLVDTGHSKDVLVFQTQPYPLIRLCKDFIASHARVFQNQIRHLPPKLRFAVQKRTTFFRPTTRKL